The uncultured Trichococcus sp. DNA window GCAATGGCCGTTCCGACCGCTGTTCCATCGCCATGATATCTCCCGGCTGGCAATGCAGAAATTTGCAGATGTCCTCGATGACTTTTAAGGAAACCGGCTCATTCTTGGTCAGCTTTGCCATCGTTGCCGAGGAAATCCCTATCCCCTTTTGTAATTCAGTTCTTAGGATGTCTCGCTCCTCAAGGAGTTTAAATAATTTAGTATACTGGATCGCCATACAATCACCTCATCCTGATTATATCACTAAACCTTTAGTTATATAAAGTTAAGAAATAAAATCTTTACTATCGCGAATGCACTACAAACAAAAAACTCCTAGAAAACTGTTATTTTTAGGAGTTTAGTTTCTATTCATTTTGTTGCAATTACTTTTTCAAATAGGTTTCCATTTACCCCAGAACTGGTATTAGAAAGTTGAATCATTTGGAGCTCACTTGTTTTTTTTGGTTATCCTGTCAGCGGCTAATTTCCCTGTAATGATACAAGTGGGTGTTCCGGCTGGATTGTATGCCCATTGCCCTACTTGATAAATGTTCGGAATAGGCGTAAGTACTGATTTGTTGACTTGCTGCATTTTATAAATAACCGGGATCGGGGCTTCAAAAGACCAGCCCACGATTGCCCCACCCGTGCTCCCGACTCGGTTTTCAACACTTAAAGGTGTAAAGGAAAATTGTTTCTCCACTTTATCTTTTAACTCAGGGCATAAACTTTCAGAAAGCACACTGATTATTTTATTTTCAATTTCCCTTCTGAACGCCTCATACCAGCCGGATTCTTCGACTTTATAGAATAATTCTGCCTCCATAAGCAGACTGACTATCAAACCCGTTTTACCTTCCGGGGCCAAGTCAGAATCTCTCATAGCCGGGATGGCTATTTCATAAGTGTTGTATTCCAGGAAACGATCCAGCCAGGAAAGAACTTCTTCTTTATCCGTCTCTCCCCATTTTTCCAGCATTCCCTTGAGCTCACTTTTATTGATGTTACCCAAACCTTTTCTGGATGGTGTGTAAAACAGATGCCCATTGAAGGACTCCTTAAAATAGGACACCGGCAAATCGACTTCCAAATAGAGCGAGAAGACAGATTCGCTAGGCCTGCCTTTTGCCATCAATGCCTTTGTTGTTTCAAACTTTTCCCTTATTTTTGGGGCCAGGTTACCCGGATCAGTAATATTGTAAAAAGTTTTTAGGTCTGCAGCCCAAACAAGGTCTTCATAATAGTATTCGTTGTTGTTTTCATCGACAATTACCTGTTGGTCGGCATGGATTTTTTTTACAACCGTATTCGGGAGTATGTCACCATTGAATGCTTGTATTTTTTCCACCAATGCTTCGGCAAGCTTGCCTGTACCCCCTTTTGGGTACACATAGCTGCTGTACAACGTGAAATAACTCAATGCAAAAAATGTTGGTGTGCCTTTGAAAAAATGTTGTGAAATGATATCGATAAGGGACGGATCTTTAATAAGCTCCTTGAGATCCTCCTCGCAGGGTTTGGAAAGCCTTTCAATCCTGCTCATTGCGAACATAAACTTCGGCAACCATGGCAAAAGTTCTTTTAAAAAATACGCTTTATCCCGCTTGATATCTTTAAATAATGGATTATCGATGCCATAGATGATATCGATCAGCTTCATTATTCTGATCATGACTTCTATGAATTTATCGATATCCTCTACGCTATCGGGATAGAGGCTCACCAACAAATCTCTGTATTCGCCAACAGAATTTGGGCCTTCGATGCCGATGATTTTATCCTCAACGCCCAGGGAAACCTTGCTTGAGACAACCTCAATATCAAGATTCAAGTCTTTCAGCATCGCCAAAACGACTCCTAAAATGGCTCTGGCTCCAGCATCAAAAACGAAACCATCCCTTTCAAATGAGTTTACTAATCCACCAAATTCGGCATTTTTTTCTATAAG harbors:
- a CDS encoding NAD(P)/FAD-dependent oxidoreductase, translated to MNNAEQKRYEAIIVGGGLAGLTSAVFLSQAGKKILLIEKNAEFGGLVNSFERDGFVFDAGARAILGVVLAMLKDLNLDIEVVSSKVSLGVEDKIIGIEGPNSVGEYRDLLVSLYPDSVEDIDKFIEVMIRIMKLIDIIYGIDNPLFKDIKRDKAYFLKELLPWLPKFMFAMSRIERLSKPCEEDLKELIKDPSLIDIISQHFFKGTPTFFALSYFTLYSSYVYPKGGTGKLAEALVEKIQAFNGDILPNTVVKKIHADQQVIVDENNNEYYYEDLVWAADLKTFYNITDPGNLAPKIREKFETTKALMAKGRPSESVFSLYLEVDLPVSYFKESFNGHLFYTPSRKGLGNINKSELKGMLEKWGETDKEEVLSWLDRFLEYNTYEIAIPAMRDSDLAPEGKTGLIVSLLMEAELFYKVEESGWYEAFRREIENKIISVLSESLCPELKDKVEKQFSFTPLSVENRVGSTGGAIVGWSFEAPIPVIYKMQQVNKSVLTPIPNIYQVGQWAYNPAGTPTCIITGKLAADRITKKNK